In one Kluyveromyces marxianus DMKU3-1042 DNA, complete genome, chromosome 4 genomic region, the following are encoded:
- the MPS3 gene encoding Mps3p, whose translation MVIDSITKTETLGEEQGSRMDRSRLYNKSIREAYENMVRESGSGISTSSDSVPRRGFVSGYHDSRDSRDSQKMSSPEGLSHNAGQVADFENSEFSDNEAVEDEQDGRDSESDYLQFKKSLIQDDEWLDDESDTDYTEEADRSFLLDNNDDELYSDGYEEDSGSGSFARNRSRSRYGYLGDSDVSELRSNWISSKFWVLLSVIISLWFVGSWISSNASSPLTPDLNKRINMLQNQLNQLNHERDLQKKKYQSDLDQNVKLIIQQFEKNIKRILPKNIKDFSKIYSSMENLESKVDTLNEKIAWNNVNETLSRLNDVLPTEIPVIIDSDRVAENGNITEKQVLLIPELHNYLAELIPALINSSIDVQSILTTSTFKYDLNNYVKEILSNEFQFIERTQFIQEMQSYMQVIKEELSKELESKTSHLQSPQQISTLVLKKMVHRIYNSNQHQMESSLNKATFSQGAKILNHLCSKTVKGSTTPVDLLQDCSFGCSTSTYWHCDSKNCQWAIRFDEPLFLTKISYLHGRFSHNLEVMSAAPKVISIYVKPLTPSKDLQKMPKWMRDSSYVKLGSLHYDLYSKLIKQDFLLPDWFIKSKTLVRSMIFVAEENHGNKDYTAMRKFIVNGVTPKDLQLMNSFPADWAHMTPEYSVSVEEQERARLSEVATWQDQQVPSFGEDEIVD comes from the coding sequence ATGGTTATTGATAGTATCACGAAAACTGAGACGTTAGGAGAAGAACAGGGGTCTAGAATGGATAGATCACGATTATATAACAAGAGTATACGCGAAGCGTATGAGAATATGGTGAGAGAATCTGGGAGTGGGATCAGTACAAGTTCTGATTCAGTGCCAAGGCGTGGGTTTGTTAGTGGATACCATGATTCTCGCGATTCTCGCGATTCTCAGAAGATGTCTTCGCCAGAAGGGCTGTCGCATAATGCAGGACAAGTGGCGGACTTTGAGAACAGCGAGTTTTCGGATAATGAGGCAGTAGAAGACGAACAGGACGGTAGGGATTCGGAGAGTGACTATCTGCAATTTAAAAAATCGTTGATTCAGGATGATGAATGGTTGGACGACGAATCGGATACAGATTATACAGAGGAAGCGGATCGcagttttcttctggatAACAACGATGACGAGCTATATAGTGATGgatatgaagaagattctgGGAGCGGCAGCTTTGCTCGAAACAGAAGTAGGAGTCGTTATGGCTACTTGGGTGATTCAGACGTGTCTGAGTTGCGTTCAAACTGgatttcttccaagttTTGGGTCCTTCTTTCCGTTATTATATCGTTGTGGTTTGTTGGGTCGTGGATATCTTCCAACGCCAGCTCGCCCTTGACGCCGGATCtgaacaaaagaataaacATGTTGcaaaatcaattgaacCAGTTGAACCACGAACGAGAtttgcaaaagaagaaataccaAAGCGATCTAGATCAGAATGTTAAACTAATAATTCAGcaatttgaaaagaacatcAAACGGATTTTACCAAAGAACATTAAAGATTTCTCTAAGATATACTCTTCTATGGAAAACCTAGAGTCAAAGGTTGATACTCTAAACGAGAAAATTGCCTGGAATAACGTTAACGAAACACTTTCACGTTTGAATGATGTATTGCCTACCGAAATACCAGTCATAATTGACTCCGACAGAGTTGCAGAAAACGGGAATATAACAGAAAAACAAGTGCTACTTATTCCAGAACTACACAACTATCTAGCTGAACTTATTCCAGCATTAATCAATAGCTCCATTGATGTACAATCGATATTGACTACTTCCACTTTTAAATACGATTTGAATAACTATGTGAAGGAGATTCTGAGCAACGAATTTCAATTCATTGAAAGGACTCAGTTTATTCAAGAGATGCAGTCATATATGCAAGTTATCAAAGAGGAGCTCTCTAAAGAGTTGGAATCGAAAACAAGTCATCTTCAAAGTCCGCAGCAGATATCAACCTTGgtactaaaaaaaatggttcACAGGATCTATAACTCAAATCAACACCAAATGGAGTCCAGCTTAAACAAGGCTACTTTTTCGCAAGGTGCAAAGATATTGAACCATTTGTGCTCAAAAACGGTCAAAGGTAGTACAACCCCAGTTGATTTGTTGCAGGACTGTTCCTTTGGTTGTTCTACTTCTACATACTGGCACTGCGACAGTAAGAACTGTCAATGGGCAATTCGTTTTGACGAACCGCTATTCCTAACGAAGATCTCCTATTTACATGGGAGGTTCTCTCATAACTTGGAAGTCATGTCCGCGGCACCAAAAGTCATTTCCATTTACGTGAAGCCACTGACTCCATCAAAGGATTTACAAAAAATGCCAAAGTGGATGAGGGACTCCTCCTACGTCAAGCTCGGAAGCTTACACTATGACCTCTACTCAAAACTTATTAAGCAAGACTTCTTATTACCGGATTGGTTCATAAAATCCAAAACATTGGTTAGATCAATGATTTTTGTGGCTGAGGAAAATCACGGAAACAAGGATTACACTGCTATGAGAAAGTTTATTGTAAATGGAGTAACCCCAAAGGACTTACAATTAATGAATTCTTTTCCAGCTGACTGGGCGCATATGACTCCCGAGTATTCTGTTTCAGttgaagagcaagaaaGGGCAAGATTATCCGAAGTAGCAACGTGGCAGGACCAACAAGTACCTTCGTTTGGGGAAGACGAAATAGTTGACTAA
- the NUF2 gene encoding kinetochore-associated Ndc80 complex subunit NUF2, whose product MSKDVFPLLELGELVTCLQSCDFSLATEENISRPTSQYVITLYKQIIDSFMGVSPDSLLSDKTLFDTGSSDTQQPPLYMETVKVLALNKICFKFFQDIGVSDFNMMDLYKPDSLRTRRLLSAVVNYARFREERMFDCDKFMSKTEFLLNQLRSKFDDYNYLQQRINKHRNEIELKDGETIETLQHQNRHLEQQITKLKNLQETLNMDYNTYKSRKQSLLNDLEKFGFELIELEFERNKLEKHAKTDLNELNENIEKLSTLLNTHQNNLDNLEQKHRKLRTSMNTFQALAQELYEVLQIISTDLQEAHLKEANLIDMREQYLQTDEKLNNILSAGVMVKLKILQSQLDNQKQKLRQLREETKVKQDKNEETLQLLQKQYTDEVVPELRAAEAEVENEIINGAIKDHKREIEQLKQQFQAEVKDIDLEYTLLSDHINRYMEEMLRVMTGAV is encoded by the coding sequence ATGAGTAAAGACGTGTTCCCCTTGTTGGAGCTTGGTGAGCTTGTCACTTGTCTTCAAAGTTGTGATTTCTCACTTGCTACAGAGGAAAATATATCTAGGCCAACATCCCAATATGTTATAACGTTATACAAACAAATCATTGACAGTTTTATGGGTGTATCACCAGATTCGTTGCTATCAGACAAAACCCTATTCGATACAGGTTCGAGTGACACGCAACAACCGCCATTATATATGGAAACAGTGAAAGTCTTGGCTCTTAATAAAATTTGCTTTAAGTTCTTCCAGGATATCGGAGTATCAGATTTCAACATGATGGATCTATATAAACCAGATTCTTTACGGACCAGAAGGCTTTTATCCGCTGTCGTTAATTATGCAAGATTCAGAGAAGAGAGAATGTTCGATTGTGATAAATTCATGTCAAAGACAGAATTTTTGTTAAATCAGCTACGATCAAAATTCGATGACTATAACTATTTGCAACAACGGATAAATAAGCATAGAAATGAAATAGAATTAAAAGATGGGGAAACTATTGAAACATTGCAGCATCAAAATAGGCACTTAGAGCAACAAATAACAAAGCTAAAAAACCTTCAAGAGACATTGAATATGGATTACAATACCTACAAATCTAGGAAACAGTCATTGTTAAACGATTTAGAGAAGTTTGGATTTGAGCTTATCGAATTGgagtttgaaagaaacaagttAGAAAAACATGCGAAGACggatttgaatgaattgaacgaaaacattgaaaagttaTCTACTCTTCTTAATACTCACCAGAATAACCTTGACAACTTGGAGCAAAAGCACAGAAAACTTCGTACCTCCATGAATACCTTTCAGGCTTTAGCGCAAGAGTTGTATGAGGTTCTACAAATTATATCGACGGACTTACAAGAAGCTCATCTTAAGGAGGCAAATCTCATCGATATGCGTGAACAATACCTTCAAACTGATGAAAAGTTGAATAATATCTTATCAGCTGGGGTGATGgtgaaattgaagattcTACAATCTCAGTTGGataatcaaaaacaaaaactacGTCAGTTGAGAGAAGAGACCAAGGTAAAGCAGGATAAAAACGAAGAAACATTGCAACTTTTGCAAAAGCAATATACAGATGAGGTTGTACCAGAACTTCGCGCAGCTGAAGCCGAAGTCGAGAATGAAATAATCAATGGCGCAATAAAAGACCACAAAAGGGAAATAGAACAGCTAAAACAGCAATTTCAAGCCGAAGTCAAGGACATCGACCTTGAGTACACATTGCTATCTGATCACATCAATAGGTATATGGAAGAGATGTTACGTGTAATGACTGGAGCTGTCTAA
- the MRPS35 gene encoding mitochondrial 37S ribosomal protein mS45 gives MLGRSGTHFQLQQVRHISKRTIAYPPYPFSLLANKNRKIRHDSNLKYAMRQFLGPKNFKGEYIYNRYFSPPQDHKPKYVTPDLERGQSLRDPVTGEVVKYTNDKNVVPVSGRSPFAPRGDRMLRPFPQNEHCRTNFIIDEDMRLEIYEKVQIEKLSAQEVSRAYGLKVPRIEAIVKLVEIEKQQEKYNRIKPQQRVMADTLFKMFPVFKPSNNENLSEIPIPSKALSSRFLTIAESQPFGPVDAAKVLELEPAAVTLEKLSTEGEHAIGHDKFVSHKNKKKVVYGELLEGERSKLKFVHSQVGKVGFRYGSGNRDNRKNRAIGFNELGKMVYL, from the exons ATGTTAGGAAGGTCCGGTACTCACTTTCAGCTCCAGCAGGTTAGACACATTTCCAAGAGGACAATTGCGTATCCTCCATACCCATTCAGCTTGTTGGCGAACAAGAATAGAAAGATCAGACATGACTCTAATTTGAAGTATGCCATGAGGCAATTCTTGGGACCCAAGAATTTCAAAGGTGAGTATATTTACAACAGATACTTTTCTCCACCTCAGGATCACAAGCCTAAGTATGTCACACCAGATTTGGAGCGTGGTCAGTCGCTAAGGGACCCTGTGACAGGCGAGGTTGTAAAGTATACTAATGATAAGAATGTGGTGCCCGTATCGGGGAGAAGTCCATTTGCGCCAAGAGGAGATCGTATGTTGAGGCCATTTCCTCAAAATGAACACTGTCGTACCAATTTCATTATAGACGAGGACATGAGACTGGAGATATACGAGAAGGTGCAGATCGAGAAACTCTCTGCCCAAGAAGTCTCCAGAGCTTACGGATTGAAGGTTCCAAGAATCGAAGCCATCGTCAAGTTGGTCGAGATAGAAAAACAACAGGAAAAATAC AATCGTATAAAGCCTCAACAAAGAGTCATGGCCGATacattgttcaaaatgttCCCTGTGTTTAAGCCATCAAATAACGAGAACTTGTCagaaattccaattccatCAAAAGCTCTATCTTCTAGATTTTTAACTATCGCCGAATCCCAACCTTTCGGTCCAGTTGACGCCGCTAAGGTCCTTGAATTGGAACCTGCTGCTGTCACTCTTGAAAAGTTGTCTACTGAAGGTGAACATGCTATCGGTCACGACAAATTTGTATCGCataagaacaagaagaaggtagTTTACGGAGAACTCTTGGAAGGCGAAAGATCGAAGCTTAAGTTTGTACACAGCCAGGTAGGAAAAGTGGGTTTCCGTTATGGTAGCGGTAACCGTGATAACAGAAAGAACCGTGCAATTGGTTTCAACGAGCTAGGTAAGATGGTCTACCTATGA
- the TPH3 gene encoding Tph3p gives MVGLTLKSAFQFKRKTSDKAYSGGGRLSRLASVANELHPQDYDALQPLLTLLNIQGQKCYASEAISGVFIAKVEDRGFVPVSKFSLIGTTLRLYVRSNDLNNAVEDVIDIDIKLLWDHRISKNGDNYLLSFYSNNDISLVSLNEKDVLQVSKLISLAQFEYGSLFKSLTATIISSVGLKIPDIHVILNNNFSFKDWCYIYLNNEWVKVWCHVDKRKKPGDPKGKAKVKFYRDDKSTSKKNLICFISDLDPVEEVFLTTEPFIPTKVDGVNWDLERLKTLSHSGLNTSDALDTFMENLDTVSVLGTVNWVNPESASDSPRSSRSRSSSFAWVSKSPRARGLSMSDTKLQSRSAKASSTTLTDLPTSPVSKSHKRVMSEASMSSTTPIDLDDASFESSSERFLFKPIPHAGVHHLETIIRFLLPIYDCLQLYGRPASFRNGREDYHSLTFGLPKLPSVDFFSKGELENLFSESAMDFDLNTLDRWKYFKSALRECYEDESRTSTQSFRTLSSSLNHSLVRIPLSPSSNSKLQYSTTCNNSNDSPPIL, from the coding sequence ATGGTAGGACTAACGTTGAAGAGCGCTTTCCAGTTTAAGCGGAAAACTAGCGATAAAGCTTATTCAGGAGGTGGGAGGCTAAGCAGGCTTGCGTCCGTTGCTAATGAACTTCATCCTCAAGATTATGATGCCTTGCAACCCTTGTTGACATTATTGAACATCCAAGGTCAAAAATGCTACGCATCCGAGGCTATATCAGGAGTATTTATCGCCAAAGTTGAGGACAGAGGATTTGTACCGGTTAGTAAGTTCTCATTGATCGGAACAACCCTTAGACTCTATGTGCGTTCGAATGATTTGAATAACGCTGTTGAAGAtgttattgatattgatataaAACTTTTATGGGATCATCGCATTTCAAAAAACGGAGATAACtaccttctttctttctactCAAACAATGACATTTCTCTGGTGTCGTTGAATGAGAAAGACGTCCTACAAGTAAGTAAGCTAATCTCATTGGCTCAGTTTGAATATGGCTCATTATTCAAGTCTTTGACGGCTACAATCATTTCATCCGTAGGCCTAAAGATTCCAGATATTCATGTCATTCTTAATAATAACTTTAGTTTCAAAGATTGGTGTTACATCTATCTTAATAATGAATGGGTGAAAGTTTGGTGTCATGTAGATAAGCGTAAGAAACCTGGTGATCCTAAGGGAAAGGCTAAGGTTAAGTTTTACCGTGATGACAAATCTACTTCtaaaaagaatttgatttgTTTTATATCTGATCTTGACCCCGTGGAAGAAGTCTTTTTGACCACTGAGCCATTTATCCCAACCAAAGTGGATGGGGTTAACTGGGACCTTGAAAGGCTCAAAACTCTGTCGCATAGTGGTTTGAATACCTCAGATGCATTAGATACCTTCATGGAGAATTTAGACACCGTCTCAGTGCTAGGAACAGTTAATTGGGTAAACCCCGAAAGCGCATCTGACAGTCCACGCTCCTCGAGATCAAGGTCTTCATCGTTTGCCTGGGTCTCTAAGAGTCCTAGAGCAAGGGGTTTGAGTATGTCTGACACTAAACTCCAATCTCGTTCTGCAAAAGCGTCCTCTACCACATTAACCGACCTGCCAACTAGTCCAGTCTCTAAAAGTCATAAAAGAGTGATGTCAGAAGCATCTATGagttcaacaacaccaaTTGATCTCGATGATGcatcttttgaatcttcATCGGAAAGATTCCTTTTCAAACCCATACCACATGCTGGAGTTCATCACTTGGAAACTATTATAAGATTTTTGCTACCGATTTACGACTGCTTACAACTTTATGGAAGACCAGCTTCTTTCAGAAATGGACGTGAAGATTATCATTCGTTAACTTTCGGATTACCAAAATTACCTTCAGTggatttcttctctaaaGGAGAGCTAGAGAATCTATTTTCAGAGAGCGCTATGGATTTCGATCTAAATACCCTGGACAGATGGAAATATTTCAAGTCTGCCCTCAGAGAGTGTTATGAAGACGAGTCACGGACCTCTACTCAATCGTTCAGAACTCTATCATCGTCCCTAAACCATTCACTTGTTAGAATTCCTCTGTCGCCTAGCTCGAATTCGAAGCTCCAATATTCAACAACTTGCAATAATTCCAACGATTCACCACCTATCTTATGA
- the PRP11 gene encoding spliceosome assembly protein PRP11 → MDYQNRAGSKKGGGGIASDSQQNLQRRKQVQDLLSNGEEVPFTFQQDQEGSKFRANPDIYRNHSGKLVCKRCKTMHVSWSSVERHLMGKKHQLNVLKSTARNGKSKENEENVRDQEFQQQVNDLRANLSYNGIKPEVQVVKVKHPEKDLFGICVRVKYDNEHRKKSLKEDSFIPFIRILSDLELNNSDASNAKYLVVAFEPFENVGIQLPNNEIELNDYDPSEPYAIDDLNRKCTYWDVDSGEFYIQLFFRHN, encoded by the coding sequence ATGGATTATCAAAATAGAGCGGGCTCGAAGAAAGGCGGTGGTGGGATTGCATCAGATTCACAACAGAATTTgcaaagaaggaaacaaGTTCAAGATTTACTTAGTAATGGAGAAGAGGTACCGTTTACATTCCAACAGGACCAAGAGGGGTCAAAGTTTAGAGCAAACCCAGATATATATCGAAACCATTCAGGGAAGTTGGTATGTAAGCGATGTAAGACCATGCATGTTTCGTGGTCAAGTGTTGAAAGACATTTAATGGGTAAGAAGCATCAGCTTAATGTGCTTAAAAGTACTGCACGCAATGGCAAATCGAAAGAGAATGAAGAGAATGTACGAGATCAAGAATTTCAACAGCAAGTAAACGATCTCAGAGCTAATTTAAGCTATAATGGAATAAAACCTGAGGTTCAAGTTGTTAAAGTGAAGCATCCTGAGAAGGACTTGTTTGGTATATGCGTGCGGGTCAAATACGATAACGAGCATAGAAAAAAATCACTAAAAGAGGATAGTTTCATCCCATTCATTCGTATTCTATCGGATCTAGAACTTAATAATTCGGATGCTTCCAATGCTAAATACCTAGTTGTCGCTTTTGAGCCGTTTGAAAATGTCGGAATACAATTGCCAAACAATGAAATTGAACTTAACGATTATGATCCATCTGAACCGTACGCGATAGATGATCTGAACAGAAAGTGTACCTATTGGGATGTTGATAGCGGAGAATTTTATATTCAGTTATTTTTCCGTCATAACTAA
- the CCT3 gene encoding chaperonin-containing T-complex subunit CCT3 produces MQAPVVFMNTSQERTTGREAQIANITAAKAVADVIRTCLGPKAMLKMLLDPMGGLVLTNDGHAILREIDVAHPAAKSMLELSRTQDEEVGDGTTTVIILAGEILAQCAPYITEKNIHPVIIIQALKRALSDALEVVKQVSKPVDIENESAMRKLIQAAIGTKYVNHWSEKMCELALNAVKTVRVDLGSTSQGETNYEIDIKRYVRVEKIPGGDVLESKVLKGVMLNKDVVHPKMSRLIENPRVVLLDCPLEYKKGESQTNIEITNEDDWNRILQIEEEQVRLMCEQILAVKPNVVITEKGVSDLAQHYLLKGGCSVLRRVKKSDNNRIARVTGATIVNRVEDLKETDVGHDAGVFRVELIGDEYFTFLDDCKNPKACTIMLRGASKDILNEIDRNLQDAMAVARNVMLSPSLSPGGGATEMAVSVKLTEKAKQLEGIQQWPYQAVADAMECIPRTLIQNAGGNPIRILSQLRAKHAQGNFSYGVNGDNGNIVDMVEYGIWEPEVIKQQSIKTAIESACLLLRVDDIVSGVRKQEQ; encoded by the coding sequence ATGCAAGCTCCAGTAGTGTTTATGAACACTTCTCAAGAGAGAACCACAGGTCGTGAGGCTCAAATTGCCAACATTACAGCAGCTAAGGCGGTTGCGGATGTTATCCGTACATGTCTTGGTCCTAAAGCAATGTTAAAGATGTTGCTTGACCCAATGGGTGGTTTAGTGTTGACTAACGATGGGCATGCTATTTTACGTGAAATCGATGTTGCTCACCCAGCTGCAAAATCGATGTTAGAATTGTCAAGAActcaagatgaagaagttggtgATGGTACCACTACGGTTATTATTCTTGCTGGTGAAATCTTGGCTCAATGTGCCCCTTATATtacagaaaagaacatCCATCCAGTTATTATCATCCAGGCTTTGAAGCGTGCCCTTTCTGATGCGTTAGAAGTTGTTAAGCAGGTAAGCAAACCTGTTGATATCGAAAACGAATCGGCCATGAGAAAGTTGATTCAAGCTGCTATCGGTACCAAGTACGTAAACCACTGGTCCGAAAAGATGTGTGAGTTGGCTTTGAATGCAGTTAAAACCGTTAGAGTTGATTTAGGATCTACTTCTCAAGGAGAAACAAACTACGAAATTGATATCAAGAGATACGTCCGTGTTGAAAAGATTCCAGGTGGTGATGTCTTAGAGTCTAAAGTTTTGAAAGGTGTTATGCTAAACAAGGACGTTGTGCATCCAAAGATGTCGCGTTTAATAGAAAATCCTCGCGTTGTGTTGTTGGATTGTCCTTTGGAATATAAGAAGGGTGAATCCCAAACCAATATCGAAATTACTAATGAAGATGACTGGAACAggattcttcaaattgaagaagaacaagtcCGTTTGATGTGTGAACAAATCTTGGCCGTAAAACCTAACGTCGTCATAACTGAAAAAGGTGTATCTGATCTAGCTCAACATTATTTGTTGAAGGGTGGGTGCAGTGTACTAAGAAGAGTCAAGAAGTCCGATAACAACAGAATCGCTAGAGTGACAGGTGCTACTATTGTGAACCGTGTGGAAGATCTAAAGGAAACTGATGTGGGTCATGATGCAGGTGTTTTCAGAGTTGAATTGATTGGTGATGAATACTTTACTTTCTTGGACGATTGTAAGAATCCAAAGGCTTGTACCATTATGTTAAGAGGCGCTTCAAAGGATATCCTAAACGAAATTGACAGAAATCTACAAGATGCTATGGCTGTGGCTCGTAATGTTATGTTATCACCATCATTATCTcctggtggtggtgctacCGAAATGGCGGTTTCTGTTAAATTGACTGAAAAAGCAAAACAACTAGAGGGTATTCAGCAATGGCCATACCAAGCAGTAGCAGACGCTATGGAATGTATTCCACGTACTTTAATTCAAAACGCTGGTGGTAATCCAATAAGAATCCTATCGCAATTAAGAGCAAAGCATGCCCAAGGTAACTTTTCCTACGGTGTAAATGGTGACAATGGTAACATAGTAGACATGGTAGAATATGGTATTTGGGAACCAGAAGTCATTAAACAACAAAGTATCAAAACGGCTATTGAGAGTGCATGTCTATTGTTAAGAGTCGATGACATTGTGAGCGGTGTCAGGAAGCAAGAACAGTAG